The DNA segment GTCCCTTCGGGATTGATGATGAAGGTGCCGCGCAGGGCCAGCCCGGAGTTCTCGTCGTAGACGCCGAACATCTTTGCGACCTTGCCGGTCGGGTCGGCGCCCATCGGGTAGCGGACGTTCGCCAGCTCCTTCTCGCTCTTCCGCCAGGCCAGATGGACGAACTTGGTGTCCTCGCTGACCGTGACGATGTCGCACCCCATCTTCACGAACCGCTCGTGCTGCTCTGCCAGAGCAGCGAATTCGGTCGCTCAGACGAACGTGAAGTCGGCGGGGTAGAAGAACACGACCGTCCAGCGCTTGCCGGCGATCTGATCCTGCAGACGGAACTTGCCGAAGTCGTCCTTGACGGGGTCGTAGATCTCGAGCTCGAAATCCGGGACCTTCTGCCCAAGCTTCAAAGCCGTGGTGGTTTCCGACACGCTGTCGTTCCTCCCTGAAAGTCACGCAGAGGGCGGATTCTATACCACTTCGGGTGGTCTCAGGCTTCCGGCCAGTACCGCTCCGTGACGATCTTGTCTTCCGTGAAGAAGGCGACCGTCGCCCTCCCCTGCGCCTTGATGTGGGAGAACTGCGACGCCTTCATTCCGCCGAACGGCAGGTAGGCCACGGGGGCCGGGATGCCGACATTCACGCCGATCATTCCGGCGAGCGCCTCGAGCTTGAACTTGCGCGCGTGGTAGCCGTTCTGCGTGTAGATCGAGGCGCCGTTTCCGTACGGATGATCGTTGACGACGCTTATCGCCTCATCGAGGTCGGCCGCCTTCAGGATCACCTGCACCGGACCGAAGATCTCCGTCCTGTGGACGCTCATCCCGGGCCGCACCTCGGTGAAGACCGTAGGCCCGATGTAATGGCCTTCGTCGCGTCCCGCGACCTTGACTCCCCGCCCGTCGAGGGCCAGCTTCGCCCCCTCCTTGATCCCGGTGTCGATCATCGACAGGATGAACTCCTTCGCTTTCGCCGAGATCACCGGTCCCATCACCATCGGCCGGTCGGCGACCTTCGGGTCGAGGGGGTCGGCGACCACGACCTCGCTCGAGGCGCGCACGAAGCGGTCGATCACCCGGCGATAGGTCTCGTCGCCGACGCAGACGATCGCGGACGACGCCATGCAGCGCTGACCCGCGCAGCCGTAGCCCGAGGTGATCATGTTGCGGATCGCCTCGTCCATGCGGGCGTCCGGCATCACGACGAGGTGGTTCTTGGCGCCCCCCATCGCCTGGAAGCGTTTGTTGGTCCTGACGCACGCCTCCGCGATCGCCTGCGCGGTCGCGGTGCGGCCGACCACCGAGACGCCGGCGACGCCGGGGTGGGCGACGATCGCCTCCGCCACCCGCCTGTCTCCATTCACGAGATTGAAGACACCCCGCGGGAAACCGCAACGATCGATGTACTCGGCGAGAATCTGCAGGGTGCAGGGGACCTGCTCGGACGGCTTCACGACGAACGTGTTCCCGGTGGCGACCGCGTAGGGGATGAACCAGAACGGCACCATGGCGGGGAAGTTGAACGGGGCGATCATGGCGAAGACGCCGATCGGCAGGCGCACGACCTCGCCGTCGATGCCGGGGGCGGCGCCGATCAGCTTGTCCCCCTGCTGCAGGATCGGCATGCCGCAGGCGGTCTCGACGTTCTCGAGCGTGCGATCGACCTCGGCCCTCGCATCGGGGAGCGATTTGCCGTTCTCCTCGGTGATCTGGCGGGCGAGGGTCTCGCGATTGTCGCGGATCAGGGCCGCCAGCCTGAAGAGGGGGGCGACACGCTTGTCGACGGGGGTCGTCGACCAGGCCGGGAAGGCGGCCCGGGCGGCCGCGACGGCGGCGTCGAGATCTGCCGCGCTGGACAGAGGGACCCGGGCGATCGTCCCGCCCGTCGACGGGTTCTCCACGTCGAGAAGGTCACGTCCGGCGGGCTCGTTCCATGCGCCGTCGACGTAGTTGCGCAGCTCTCGGATCGGCATGGGCGGCCTCCATTCTAGCGCACGTTGCACGCGTCGGAACAGCGCGGCTAGCCGGCGGCTGGTGCCCCGAGCGGGTCGCCGCCGTGTGTCCTGGAGGCGAGCATGCCGCAGGCGGCGTGGATGTCCGGGCCGCCCGAGTAGCGCCTGATGAAGCCGATGCCGCGTCTCGCGAGAGCGCTGAAGAAGCCGCCGCGCTCGGCGTCCGTGGCCCGCCGGAACAGACCCGTCGGGTCGTTCACGTCGATGACCGACAGCCGCAGCGGCACGCCGCGGAACAGACGGGACAGCTCCTCCGCCTCGTCCTCTCCGGTGTTGATCCCCGACATGAGGACCCACGCGAGGTTGACGCGGTCGCCGCGCGCCTCGGCGTGCCGGCGCATCGCAGAGACGAGGTCGCCCACCGCGTAGCGGCGGCCGACCGGCATGAGTCGCGAGCGCCTGTCGTCGAACGCCGAAGTCAGCGACAGGATCAGCCGGTACACGTGCCCCTCGGCCGTGTAGCGCTCGATCATCGGCAGGATGCCGACGGTCGAGATCGTGATGTTCTGCCCGCGGATACGGCCGCCGCAGGGGTGCTGCAGGATGCGCGCGGCGCGGATGACCTGCTCGTAGTTCTGGAACGGCTCCCCCTGCCCCTGGAAGACGACGCTCGTCACGGGCCGCTCAGGTCCCTCCCGGCGGACGGTCAGCACCTGCTCGACCATCTCCCATGCTTCGAGATTGCGCGTGAAGCCGATCCGGCCTGTCTCGCAGAAGGAGCAGGCGAGCGCGCAGCCGGCCTGGGACGAGACGCACACGCTCCAGCGCGGTTTCTGGAGGGGGATCCGCACGGTCTCGAACGACTCGCCGCCCGAGCGGAACAGGTACTTGACGAAGGGATCGACGGCGCTCCGGCGCCGATCCACGACCTCGAGACGGGTCCTGCGGGCGATCGCCACCAAGGAGCGGGCGATCTCCTTGGAAAGCCCGCGCACGCCGTCCAGTTCGTCGCGGTCCTGAGCCACCAGGCGGGTGACGATCCGGTTGGCGAGCCCAGGGTCGAGAGCGAGGTCCGGTCTCGCCGCCGCTAGACTCTCGGGCGTGTGGTTGCGCAAATGGTCGGAGGCTGAGGGCGGGCCGGGCTCCATGACGCCACAGATCTTAACACCCGCGATGCGCGGAGCCGCCCTGGCGGTGTGTATAATCGGCGCAGACGCCACCCCGATGACCCTCGAACCCGGACGCGCCCGCTGGCTGACTGTCGTGCTGTTGCTGCTCTCCGTCTGCTCCCCCGTCCGGTCCGAGAACGAGGGCGCGGAGAAGAAGGGCACATTCGTCAGGGTGGCCACTCCATCGTCGATTGTCGTCAGGCGGTTCAACCGCGAGTACTTCTTCGATCTTCTTGGGATTCAGGCCGTCATGAGTCTGGAGCCGACGGATTCCCTGGAGAAGGAGGCCGGGCGTTATCTCGCCTCCCTCCTCGAGGGCCAGAGCGTCGTCCTGAAGCAGGAGGAGGGGCGGGAGGGACAGGCCGGCCCGCGCACCTATGCCGGCTACGTCTACCTGGAAGACGGCACGTGTCTCAACGAGCAGATCCTCAGTCTCGGCTATGGAACCGTCGATGCCCACGCGCCCTTCTCTCGGCTCGAAGCGTTTCGATCGCTGGAGGAAGAGGCCAGGACGCAGAAGCGCGGCCTCTGGAAGAACAGGAGGGCCCCGTTCGATCCCCGCGAAGCCACGACCTGCACCGACGGCTCGATCGCTTACGCCGGAATCTGCGGGGTGAGCAATCCCGAGATCCTTCCCGACAGCAAGATCGTGCCGGACTACCCCGGTCGCGCCCGAAGGAAGAAGATCGAGGGACGAGTGGTCCTGATGTCGATCGTCTCGAAGGATGGCAGCGTCCGCGTCGTGCAGACCCTCAAGTCCCCCGACGATCAGCTGAGCCAGGCCGCCATCGCCGCAGTCGAGCAGTGGCGCTACAGGCCGGCGCTCAAGGACGGCGAGCCGGTCGACGCTTATTTCACGATCGTGGTCGACTTCCTGCTCGCCCGGGGCGGTCTCTAGACACTCTCAGGCCAGGACCTTGGCGATTCGCTCCAGGGCCCAGTCGGCCTCCTCGCGGGTGATGACGAGGGGGGGCGCGAAGCGGATGACCTGGTCGTGCGTCTCCTTGGCCAGGATCCCGAGACCCATCAGCTTCTCGCAGTAGGGGCGAGCCTTGCCGCGCTCTTCCTTGATCTCGACGCCGATCAGGAGCCCCTTGCCCCGGACCTCCTTCACGTGCGGCGAGTTCAGCGCGCGCAGGCGGGACATGAAGTAGGTCCCCATCTCGTGCGAGCGCTCCGGCAGCCGCTCGGAAACGAGGACGTCGAGCGCCGCCATGCCGACGGCGCAGGCGAGCGGGTTGCCTCCAAATGTAGATCCGTGGTCGCCGGGGCGGTAGAGACCGAGCGTGTCCCGTCCGCCGACGACCCCCGACACCGGCAGCACGCCGCCGCCGAGCGCCTTCCCCACGATGAACAGGTCCGGCTTCACGCCGTCGTGATCGGCGCAGAACATCCGGCCGGTCCGGCCGAAACCGGTCTGGATCTCATCCGCCACCAGGAGCACCTTGTGGCGGCGGCAGATTTCGAGCGCGTCCCTCAGGAAACCGTCCGGCGGGACGAGGATCCCCGCCTCCCCCTGGATCGGCTCGACCAGGAAGGCGACGGTGTGGTGGGTGATCGCCTTCTCGAGCGCCTGCACGTCACCGTACGGGATCATCCGGAAGCCGCCGTCGTACGGGCCGAAGTCGTCTTTGTACTGCGGCTCGGACGACATCCCGACGATGGTCGTGGTGCGGCCATGGAAATTGTTCTCGCAGACGATGATCTCCGCCCTGGGGCGCGCCACCTTCTTGACCATGTAGCCCCACTTGCGGGCGGTCTTGATGGCGGTCTCGACCGCCTCGGCTCCGCTGTTCATCAGGAGCGCCATCTCCATCCCGGCGAGCCGGCAGAGTTTCTCGCAGAACGGCCCGAACAGCTCGTTGTGGAACGCGCGCGACGTGAGGGTGACCTTGTCCGCCTGGTCCTTGAGCGCCTGGACGATGCGCGGGTGCCGGTGCCCCTGGTTGAGCGCGGAGTAGGCCGACAGCATGTCCATGTACCGCTTCCCCTCGGGGTCGTAGACCCAGACGCCCTCGGCGCGTGAAATGACGACCGGAAGCGGGTGGTAGTTGTGGGCGCTCCAGGTCTCGGCCAGGTCGATCAGGGGCTGGGTCTTGTCGCTCGTGGACGCGGCGGTCTTGGACGGTGCGCTCATGAATTCTCCTCGCGGTTGAAGGGGCGATGATACACCAGAGGACGCGCCGGGCCCGCGACCTGCGCCTCTTCGCGAGTTCCGGCCCTGGTGGGAGCGGGAGCCCGGCCGAGCCAACCTTGCAGGCGCTCCAGGTAGACGTAAACGACTGGTGTGGCGTAAAGGGTGATGATCTGCGAGAAGAGCAAGCCGCCCACGACCGCCAAGCCCAGCGGGCGGCGCGACTCGGAGCCGGCGCCGAACCCGGTAGCAATCGGCAGCGTGCCCATCAGCGCCGCCATCGTGGTCATCATGATCGGCCGGAAGCGCACGACGCAGGCCTCGAAGATGGCTTCTTCGGGTGTCTTCGATCCGCTGCGCCGGGTCTCGATCGCGAAATCGATCATCATGATGCCATTCTTCTTGACGAGTCCGACGAGCATGATGATCCCGACGTAGGCGTAGATTGACAAATCCGTGGACGGGACGAAGATCCTGAAGATGTAGAGCGTCACGAGCGCCCCGAGCCCGGCAAACGGCAACGCCGACAGGATGGTGATCGGGTGGATGAAGCTCTCGTACAGGATCCCGAGCACCATGTAGATGACCAGGATCGCCATCACCAGGAGCAGGCCGAGACCGGCCGTCGCCGCCTGGAACGCCTGCGCGGTTCCCTGGAATTTCGTGGTGACGCCCTGCGGCAGCATTCCCTGGGCGACGTCGTTCACCTCCTTCACGGCCTGGCCGAGGGAGACGCCCGGCTTGAGATTGAAGGAGATCGTGACGGCCGGCAGCTGGCCGAGGTGGCTGACGGTCAGGGGCCCGAGCGACTGCTTCAGGCTGGCCACGGCGCTCAGAGGCACGAGCGCCCCCGAGATCGATCGAACGTACAGCATCGAGAGCGCCGCTGGGTCGGCCTGGTACTGCGGCATGAGCTGCATGATGACTTGGTATTCGTTGTTGGGCGCGTAGATCGTCGAGATCTGCCGCGACCCGTACGCATCGTAGAGGGCCGTTTCGATCTGCGATGCGGTGACCCCTAACGTCGCCGCCTTGTCGCGCTGGATGTGGATGTCGATCTCGGGGTTCTTGATTTGAAGGTCACTTGTGACGTCTAGAAAACCGGGGAGCGTCCGCATCTTGCTTTCGAGCAGTGGGGCGACTCGGTAAAGCTCGTCGGTGTTGGCGCCTTGCAGGGCGTATTGGTAGAGGCTCTTGGTGAGACCGCCGCCGATGCGAATCGTCGGCGGGATCTGCAGATAGGCCCGCATCCCCGGCACTTGGGAGAGTTTCGGCCGCATCTGCTGGATCACTTCCTCGGCCGGAGGCCGCTCGCCGCGCGGCTTGAGGCGCATGAAGAGGAGCCCCTGGTTACTGCCGGTGTTCCCTCGGGCCCCCGCGGTCGAGAGGAAAGCCTCGACGGCCGGCTCCTTCTGGACGATCGCGGCCATAGCCTTCTGGTGCTCCACCAGCGAGTCGAAGGAGATTCCCTCGATCGCCTCCGTGAACGCCAGTACCTGGGAGTTGTCCTCGCTCGGGAAGAGTCCCTTGGGGATCAAGTATCCGAAGACACCGGTGAGAGCGAGGACGACGACCAGCCCGGCCAAGTTCACCCACTTGTGCTGCAGCGACCATGCGAGGCTCGACTTGTAGCCGTCGAGGGAGCGGTCGAACGCCCATTCGAACGACTGATAGAACCTTCCGTGGCGCTCCCCCTTCGCGTGGCGCAGGTATCGGCTGCCGAGCATCGGCGTCAGCGTCAACGAAACAAAGCCGGAGACCAGGATCGCGGTGCCGATGGTCACGGCGAATTCGTGAAGCAATCGTCCGACGAGGCCGCCCATAAACAGGATCGGGATGAACACCGCCGCCAGGGACAGCGTCATGGACAGGATGGTGAAGCCGATCTCTTTCGAACCGTTCAGGGCCGCCTGCAGCGGCGGCTCCCCCATCTCCATGTGACGGACGATGTTCTCGAGCATGACGATGGCGTCGTCGACCACGAACCCGACGGACAAGGTGAGGGCCATGAGGGAAAGGTTGTCGAGGTTGTAACCGAGGGAGTACATGACTGCGAACGTCCCGACGATCGAGAAGGGGAGGGCGAGGCTCGGGATCACCGTCGCGGACAGGTTGCGCAGAAAAAGGAAGATGACCAGCACGACGAGGAAAAGAGTCAGGAGCAGCGTGAACTTGACGTCGTTGACCGAGGCCTCGATCGAGACGGACCGGTCGTAAAGGATGTTCAATGAGACCGAAGCCGGCAGATCGCTGCGGAAGGCCGGAAGGAGCGCGCGCACGGCGTGGGCGATCTCGACCGTGTTAGTCCCCGGCTGGCGCTGGACCGCCAGGATGATCGCCCGGTCCATCGACCGCGCGGTGCAGAACCAGGCGGCGGTCTTGTCGTTCTCGACGCTGTCGATGACACGGCCGAGCTCCTGGAGACGGACGGGAGAGCCGTTCCGGTAGGCGACGATGAGAGGCCGGTAGTCCTCGGCCGCGGTGAGCTGACCGCTGGCCTGAACGGTGAACGCCTTGTGCGCGCCGTACAGCGTCCCGGTCGGCAGGTTCACGTTCTGGTTCTGGACCGCCTGCGCGACCTCGTCGATGCCGATGCCGCGCGCCGCGAGGGCGCGCGGGTCGAGCTGGATACGCACGGCGTACTTCTGCGCCCCGAACACCTGGACCTGCGCCACCCCGCTCACTGTCGAGATCCGCTGGGCCATGTTCGTCTCGCCGTACTCGTCGAGCGTGTAGAGCGGGAGCGTCGCCGAGGTGAGCGCGATGTAGAGGATCGGCTGGTCCGCCGGGTTGACCTTCTGGTACGTCGGCGGGCTCGGCATGTCCCTGGGAAGCTGGGAGGCGACCTTGGCGATGGCCGACTGGACATCCTGGGCGGCGGCATCCAGCTGGCGGCTCAGATTGAACGTGAGAGTGATCTGGGACGTGCCCAGGGCGCTCGTCGAGATCATCGAGTCGAGCCCGGCAATGGTTGTGAACTGACGCTCGAGCGGCGTCGCCACGGCCGACGCCATCGTCTCGGGGTTGGCGCCGGGCAGGCTCGCGGTGACGGAGATGGTCGGGAAGTCGACGTTCGGAAGGTCGCTCACCGGGAGCTGCCGGTAGGCCATGATTCCGAACATCAGGATCCCGAGCATGACGAGGGTCGTCATGACGGGGCGCCGGATGAACAACTCCGCGATATTCATCGCCGGGCCTCCGCGGCCGAGGGGGAAGCGGCGGGAGCAACCGTAGCGCCGGCCGTGGCCGATCCCCGTGACTCCGCGTCCTGGATCTTGACGCTGGCCCCGGGAACGAGCCTGAGCTGTCCGTCCGTTACAACCGTCTCGCCCGCCTTCACCCCCTTCTCGACAATCGTCTCGTGCTCGTATACACCGATCTGGACCACGGGACGCGACTCCACGGTCTGATCGGGCTTCACCACGTAGACGTACGGTCCCTGCTGACTCGTCTGGATCGCCTCCGTCGGCACCAGGAGGGCATTCGGCTTCGTCGAGACCTGCAGGCTGGCGCTGACGAACTGACCCGGCCAGAGGAGCCGATTGTGATTGGGGATGGTCGCCTTCAGAAGAACAGTTCCGGTCGTGCTGTCCACGGCGTTGTCGATGAAGCTGAGCGTGCCGGGGGGCGGCTGGGCGGCGCTGTCGGGAGCGGTCACCCTCACCTCGAGCTTCCCGACAGCCCGGCGCGTCTTGATCTCCGGCAAGTCCTGCTGGGGGACCGAGAACGCCACGTAGATCGGGTCGATCTGGTTGATCACCACGAGCGGCGTGTCGGCGTTCGCCTTGACGAGGTTGCCCCGGTTCACCATCAGCTTCCCCGTGCGGCCGTCGATCGGTGAGCGGATGGTGCAGTACTCCAGCTGCACCGTCGCGTTCTCCACCGCGCCGTGGTCGGCCGCCACAGCCGCCTCGAGCGCCTCCGCGTTCGTGCGGATGCGATCATATTCCTCCTGGGTGACATAGTCCTTCTTCACCAGCTCGGCGTAGCGCGTCACGTCCTGCTGCGCGGTCTTCAGCTGAACCAAGTCCTTTTGGAGCTGGGCCGCCGCCGACTTGAGGGCCGCGTCATAGGGACGCGGGTCGATGCGGAACAGCAGGTCCCCCCGGTGCACGTCCTGACCCTCGTGGAAGGCGACCTCGACCAGCTCCCCTCCGATCTGGGCCTTCACGGCGACGGTCGAGTACGCCTCGACGGATCCGATCTCGCTGATCAGGATCGGAACGTCCCTCTGGACCACCTCGCCGACCGTGACCGGCACGGGATCGTGCGCGTCGACGCGGGCCG comes from the Candidatus Dormiibacterota bacterium genome and includes:
- a CDS encoding peroxiredoxin, giving the protein MKLGQKVPDFELEIYDPVKDDFGKFRLQDQIAGKRWTVVFFYPADFTFVUATEFAALAEQHERFVKMGCDIVTVSEDTKFVHLAWRKSEKELANVRYPMGADPTGKVAKMFGVYDENSGLALRGTFIINPEGTLFNSEVNFYNLGRNIDELMRKFKANLYMAKKSNEVCPSKWKDEGDKTLVNPGAKMVGKVHEALKG
- the mmsA gene encoding CoA-acylating methylmalonate-semialdehyde dehydrogenase, producing MPIRELRNYVDGAWNEPAGRDLLDVENPSTGGTIARVPLSSAADLDAAVAAARAAFPAWSTTPVDKRVAPLFRLAALIRDNRETLARQITEENGKSLPDARAEVDRTLENVETACGMPILQQGDKLIGAAPGIDGEVVRLPIGVFAMIAPFNFPAMVPFWFIPYAVATGNTFVVKPSEQVPCTLQILAEYIDRCGFPRGVFNLVNGDRRVAEAIVAHPGVAGVSVVGRTATAQAIAEACVRTNKRFQAMGGAKNHLVVMPDARMDEAIRNMITSGYGCAGQRCMASSAIVCVGDETYRRVIDRFVRASSEVVVADPLDPKVADRPMVMGPVISAKAKEFILSMIDTGIKEGAKLALDGRGVKVAGRDEGHYIGPTVFTEVRPGMSVHRTEIFGPVQVILKAADLDEAISVVNDHPYGNGASIYTQNGYHARKFKLEALAGMIGVNVGIPAPVAYLPFGGMKASQFSHIKAQGRATVAFFTEDKIVTERYWPEA
- a CDS encoding radical SAM protein, which codes for MEPGPPSASDHLRNHTPESLAAARPDLALDPGLANRIVTRLVAQDRDELDGVRGLSKEIARSLVAIARRTRLEVVDRRRSAVDPFVKYLFRSGGESFETVRIPLQKPRWSVCVSSQAGCALACSFCETGRIGFTRNLEAWEMVEQVLTVRREGPERPVTSVVFQGQGEPFQNYEQVIRAARILQHPCGGRIRGQNITISTVGILPMIERYTAEGHVYRLILSLTSAFDDRRSRLMPVGRRYAVGDLVSAMRRHAEARGDRVNLAWVLMSGINTGEDEAEELSRLFRGVPLRLSVIDVNDPTGLFRRATDAERGGFFSALARRGIGFIRRYSGGPDIHAACGMLASRTHGGDPLGAPAAG
- a CDS encoding TonB family protein; translated protein: MTLEPGRARWLTVVLLLLSVCSPVRSENEGAEKKGTFVRVATPSSIVVRRFNREYFFDLLGIQAVMSLEPTDSLEKEAGRYLASLLEGQSVVLKQEEGREGQAGPRTYAGYVYLEDGTCLNEQILSLGYGTVDAHAPFSRLEAFRSLEEEARTQKRGLWKNRRAPFDPREATTCTDGSIAYAGICGVSNPEILPDSKIVPDYPGRARRKKIEGRVVLMSIVSKDGSVRVVQTLKSPDDQLSQAAIAAVEQWRYRPALKDGEPVDAYFTIVVDFLLARGGL
- the rocD gene encoding ornithine--oxo-acid transaminase; amino-acid sequence: MSAPSKTAASTSDKTQPLIDLAETWSAHNYHPLPVVISRAEGVWVYDPEGKRYMDMLSAYSALNQGHRHPRIVQALKDQADKVTLTSRAFHNELFGPFCEKLCRLAGMEMALLMNSGAEAVETAIKTARKWGYMVKKVARPRAEIIVCENNFHGRTTTIVGMSSEPQYKDDFGPYDGGFRMIPYGDVQALEKAITHHTVAFLVEPIQGEAGILVPPDGFLRDALEICRRHKVLLVADEIQTGFGRTGRMFCADHDGVKPDLFIVGKALGGGVLPVSGVVGGRDTLGLYRPGDHGSTFGGNPLACAVGMAALDVLVSERLPERSHEMGTYFMSRLRALNSPHVKEVRGKGLLIGVEIKEERGKARPYCEKLMGLGILAKETHDQVIRFAPPLVITREEADWALERIAKVLA
- a CDS encoding efflux RND transporter permease subunit, whose translation is MNIAELFIRRPVMTTLVMLGILMFGIMAYRQLPVSDLPNVDFPTISVTASLPGANPETMASAVATPLERQFTTIAGLDSMISTSALGTSQITLTFNLSRQLDAAAQDVQSAIAKVASQLPRDMPSPPTYQKVNPADQPILYIALTSATLPLYTLDEYGETNMAQRISTVSGVAQVQVFGAQKYAVRIQLDPRALAARGIGIDEVAQAVQNQNVNLPTGTLYGAHKAFTVQASGQLTAAEDYRPLIVAYRNGSPVRLQELGRVIDSVENDKTAAWFCTARSMDRAIILAVQRQPGTNTVEIAHAVRALLPAFRSDLPASVSLNILYDRSVSIEASVNDVKFTLLLTLFLVVLVIFLFLRNLSATVIPSLALPFSIVGTFAVMYSLGYNLDNLSLMALTLSVGFVVDDAIVMLENIVRHMEMGEPPLQAALNGSKEIGFTILSMTLSLAAVFIPILFMGGLVGRLLHEFAVTIGTAILVSGFVSLTLTPMLGSRYLRHAKGERHGRFYQSFEWAFDRSLDGYKSSLAWSLQHKWVNLAGLVVVLALTGVFGYLIPKGLFPSEDNSQVLAFTEAIEGISFDSLVEHQKAMAAIVQKEPAVEAFLSTAGARGNTGSNQGLLFMRLKPRGERPPAEEVIQQMRPKLSQVPGMRAYLQIPPTIRIGGGLTKSLYQYALQGANTDELYRVAPLLESKMRTLPGFLDVTSDLQIKNPEIDIHIQRDKAATLGVTASQIETALYDAYGSRQISTIYAPNNEYQVIMQLMPQYQADPAALSMLYVRSISGALVPLSAVASLKQSLGPLTVSHLGQLPAVTISFNLKPGVSLGQAVKEVNDVAQGMLPQGVTTKFQGTAQAFQAATAGLGLLLVMAILVIYMVLGILYESFIHPITILSALPFAGLGALVTLYIFRIFVPSTDLSIYAYVGIIMLVGLVKKNGIMMIDFAIETRRSGSKTPEEAIFEACVVRFRPIMMTTMAALMGTLPIATGFGAGSESRRPLGLAVVGGLLFSQIITLYATPVVYVYLERLQGWLGRAPAPTRAGTREEAQVAGPARPLVYHRPFNREENS
- a CDS encoding efflux RND transporter periplasmic adaptor subunit; amino-acid sequence: MRLTRRASAALLPAAVLFTACSRGPARVDAHDPVPVTVGEVVQRDVPILISEIGSVEAYSTVAVKAQIGGELVEVAFHEGQDVHRGDLLFRIDPRPYDAALKSAAAQLQKDLVQLKTAQQDVTRYAELVKKDYVTQEEYDRIRTNAEALEAAVAADHGAVENATVQLEYCTIRSPIDGRTGKLMVNRGNLVKANADTPLVVINQIDPIYVAFSVPQQDLPEIKTRRAVGKLEVRVTAPDSAAQPPPGTLSFIDNAVDSTTGTVLLKATIPNHNRLLWPGQFVSASLQVSTKPNALLVPTEAIQTSQQGPYVYVVKPDQTVESRPVVQIGVYEHETIVEKGVKAGETVVTDGQLRLVPGASVKIQDAESRGSATAGATVAPAASPSAAEARR